The window TTCTTAAATGCATTACCTTTTTCATTAGCAGCATCTATAAGCTCATTTGCAAGTCTATCTATCATAGTTCTTTCGTTTCTTTTTCTAGTAGATTCTAGAATCCATCTAATAGATAATGATTGTTGTCTCTCACTTCTAACTTCAACAGGAACTTGATAAGTAGCACCGCCAACTCTTCTACTTCGCACTTCAACTAAAGGCTTAACATTTTCTAAAGCCTTTTGAAATACATCTATACCTTTTTCGTTAGTTTTTTCTTCAATCTTATTAAATGAACTATAAATTATCTTCTCAGCTATACTTTTCTTGCCATCATACATCATTTTATTGATAAATTTTGTTACAACTTTGTTGTGATAAACAGGATCGCCTAAAACTTCTCTCTTAGCGGCTCTTCTCCTTCTCATAATTCTCCTTTATTTAAATTTTATTTCTTAGATTCTGCCTTTGCCCTTTTAGCACCATACTTACTTCTAGATACCGTTCTTTTAGCAACACCAGCTGTATCAAGAGCACCTCTAACTATATGATACTTAACACCTGGCAAGTCTTTAACTCTCCCACCTCTAACTAAAACAATAGAGTGCTCTTGCAAATTATGTCCCTCACCAGGAATATAGCTAATAACTTCTATTTTGCTTGTAAGTTTTACTTTTGCAACTTTTCTTAAAGCTGAGTTAGGTTTTTTAGGTGAAGTTGTATAAACACGGGTACAAACACCTCTTCTTTGCGGACATTCCATCAAAGCTGGCGACTTTGATTGTTTAGAAATCTTTTTTCTTTCATTTCTTATTAACTGATTTATAGTTGGCACTACTTCTCCTTATCAAAAAATTTAAAAACGCTTATTTTATATAATAGAATCTTTGACTTATCTTAATAAAATAAGCAGACTATAAGTTTAACTTTCTACGCTCTTAACCCTAAATATCTTATCTTTATAGATTCCAGTTCCAACTGGTATCATGCGACCCAATACAACATTCTCTTTTAGATCCTTTAAAGTATCCACTTTGGCTGCAATAGATGCCTCTGTCAATACTTTTGTAGTTTCTTGGAATGAAGCAGCAGAAATAATACTATCACTTCCAATAGCAGCCCTTGTGATACCTAATAATATAGGTTCAGCAATAGCAGGCTCTCCACCTAATTTTATATATTGTTCATTTTCCTCTTTAAATACCCTTCGTGATACTATATCATCTTTTATAAATCTAGTATCACCACTATCTACTATTTTTACCTGTCTTAACATTTGTGAAACTATTATCTCAATATGTTTATCTGCAATAGCAACACCCTGTCTTCTATATACTTGTTGGACTTCACTAACTATATATTTATGAAGTTCTTTTTCACCTAAGATTCTAAGAATATCATGGCTTGATACAACTCCATCAGTGATAGATTCTCCTGCATGGACAAATTCACCTTCATGCACTAGAATCTGCTTATTTTTATCTATCAAATACTCATTAAATCTACCATCAGTTGCAGTAATTATCAATGTTTCTTTTCCTCTTTGTTGCTTACCAAAGCTAATATATCCATCAATCTCTGCTAATATCGCTGGATCTTTTGGCTTTCTTGCTTCAAATAATTCTGAAACTCTTGGAAGACCTCCAGTAATATCTTTTGATTTAGCAATAGCTTTTGGAGCCTTGGCTAAAATATCAGCAACATAAACATTGCTTCCATCATCAACAGCAATAGCAGTTTTTGGATCTACTGGATATCTATGAGATTCTCCATCTGCTGTTGTAACAATGATAGCTGGCTTATATCCACTAGGTATATATTCATTAATCACAAGATTTCTTTGCCCTGTAATATCATCAACTTGCTCTGTTGCTGTAAGTCCAGATATAATATTTTCAAAACTCACAACACCTTCAAATTCTGATATAACAGGCACAATATAAGGATCCCATTGTGCAATTATTTTTTGTTCGCTAGATTCAGGAGATGCAATAAGTGTTTGAAAATCAATTTCTGTATTATCATCAACCTCCATCATTGAACCACGAGCTAAATAATGTCTTGCTGCTTCTCTATCATTTTCATCAGCAATGATTGCAAAAATACCTTTTTCTTTGATTTTATGACCTTTTTTGATATTTCTTATTCTCTCTAGGCTATCTCCAACTAGCTTGTATATCTTTAATATACCTTTTTCTTTTGCAAAAATATTTTGTGAAATTGGGGCATTATCTTCAACATTTAATTCACTTGCATACGGGATTCTATGTGGTATATTCCAACCATCTTTAATAACCTCAATAATACTTCCATCTTTTTTGATATTATAACCATCACCATGAGCAATAAATAACTTACCTTCTATATTACCGCTAACACCTGCTAATTCATTTTGTTTTGCAACATCATTTTTTCTAACCATGAATCTTGCAGTCTCTTTTTTGCCAATAATGCTTACTACAGTTTCATCGTGAATATTTTCCACTTTTACTACACCATCAAATGGAGCTTTTACTTTTGGCTCAACAACAAGAATTGCTGCATTTCTTCTATTTACAACAATTGTTTTGCCTTGCTTATTGGTGTAAGTTTGTATATTGTGGAATCTAATAAATCCTTCTTTCTCTGCAACAACCTGTCTTTCTTCTTGTGATCTTGATGCTGTTCCACCGACATGGAATGTCCTAAGTGTAAGCTGTGTCCCTGGCTCACCAATTGATTGGGCTGCGATAACACCAACAGCCTCACCAATATTTACCATTTTACCGCTACCAAGATTTAATCCATAACATTTAGCACAAACACCTTTTTCTGCCTTACAAGTAACAGGAGTTCTAATGATTACAGATTTTACCTCTGCTTCTTTGATCTTTTTTGCCATATTTTCATCAATTAAAGTGCCCTCAATAAGCAGAATCTCATTTGTAATAGAATCTACAACATTTTCAGCCAATACTCTACCTATAATTCTCTCTTCTAATGGTTCGATTAACTCGCTTCCAACGGTAATATCTGATATCTCTACACCCTCATGTGTTCCACAATCTTCCATTACAATCTTAACATTTTGGCTAACATCGATTAACTTTCTTGTTAGATAACCAGCATTTGCAGTTTTAAGCGCAGTATCTGCTAGCCCTTTTCTAGCTCCATGAGTTGATGTGAAATACTCTAAAACATTCAATCCTTCTTTAAAGTTTGAAATAATTGGCGTTTCAATAATAGTTCCATCCGGTTTTGCCATCAAGCCTCTCATAGCAGAAAGCTGTCTAATTTGCGCAACACTGCCTCTAGCACCAGAATCTGCCATCATATAAATTGAATTAAATCCATCTTTATTAGATTCTATAAGCTTCATCATATCTTTACTCATAGAATTACTTGTATCAGTCCAAATATCAATGATTTTATTGTATCTTTCTTGCTCTGTCAATAAACCACTATCAAATTGTGATTGAATATTTTTTACTTTTTTCTTAGCTTCATCAATAATATTTTGCTTATCACTAGGCACTAAAACATCATAAGCAGAAATAGAAATACCAGCTTTTGTAGCATATCTAAAACCTAAATCTTTTAAATCATCTAAGAATCTTGCCATTGTAGATAATCCACTCTCTTTATTTACATAATCTATTAGATTACCTATATCTTTTTTCTTCATGATTCTATTCCACAAATCAATTGGAACTCCATCAGGAAGTATAGAGTGAAGTATCATTCTACCTGCTGTTGTATAAATCATTCTTCCATCTAAATATGTTCTAATTTTTGCATTAATATCTAATTCATCACTATCAATTGCAATCATTATTTCATTAATATTGCCAAATAATTTATGCTGCCCTTTAACATCATTTTTCATTAATGATATATAATAAAGACCCAAAACCATATCTTGACTTGGTGCAACGATTGCTTTACCGCTTGCAGGAAGTAAAATATTAATTGAGCTTAGCATTAAAATCTTACATTCTGTGATTGCTTCTTGAGACAATGGAACATGAACAGCCATTTGGTCACCATCAAAGTCAGCATTAAATGCCGAACAAACAAGTGGATGCAATTGTATTGCTTTTCCTTCGATTAATTTAGGATGAAAAGCCTGAATACTTTGCTTGTGAAGCGTTGGTGCTCTATTTAAAAGAACAGGATAGCCTTTTACAATATCCGATAAACATTCCCAAACTTCATCTTTTTTATGCTCTATCATTTGATTTGCTTGTTTTAGAGTTGTTGCATAGCCTTTTTCTTCAAGTTTTGCCAATAAGTGTGGTTTAAACAACTCTAAAGCCATATTTTTTGGCAATCCACATTGATCCATCCTTAGATTTGGACCTACAACAATAACACTTCTTCCAGAGAAATCCACTCTCTTGCCAAGAAGATTCTGTCTAAATCTACCTTGCTTACCTTTTATTATTTCAGATAGAGATTTTAGAGGTCGTTTATTTACACCTTTTACAGCATTTGCATTTCTACCATTATCAAATAGAGCATCTACTGCTTCTTGTAACATTCTTTTTTCATTTCTAACAATAATCTCTGGAGAATCTAACTCCATAAGTCTTTTTAATCTTTGATTTCTATTTATAACTCTTCTATACAAATCATTTACATCACTAACTGCAAATTTTCCACCATCTAAAGTAACAAGCGGTCGCAAATCAGGTGGTAATACAGGTAGCATTGTAAGCATCATATGCTCTGGTTTTGATTTGGAATTAATAAAGCTTTCAACTACTTTTAACCTCTTAGCAATACTCTTTCTTTTTGCTTCAGATTTTGTATTTTCATATTCTTCTTTTAATGCCACTCTAAGATCAACAATATCAAGTTCTTCTAACAATTCTTTTACAGCACTACCGCCCATTTCTGCAATAAAATTAGTGTATTCAAATCTCTTATACAAGCTATCATATTGCTCTTGATTTAAAATATCATATTTTAATACAGGTTTTGTCCCCTCATTATCGTAGTAAGCATCACCTGGATTCTTAACAATATATGCTTCATAATAAAGAACTCGCTCTAAGTCTTTCATTTTAACACCAAGTAATGTCCCGATTCTACTTGGAAGTGAATTTACATACCAAATATGTGCAACTGGTGTAACTAGTTCAATATGCCCCATACGACTTCTTCGAACTTTTGAGCTAGTGATTTCAACACCACATTTCTCACACACCATAACTGTATCTTTGAATCTTTTCTTTTTGTATTTTCCACAAATACATTCATAATCTCTAACTGGTCCAAAGATTTTTGCACAAAATAAGCCATCTCGCTCTGGTTTTAGAGTCCTATAATTAATTGTTTCTGGTTTTTTAACCTCACCATAACTCCAGCTTCTTATTGTCTCTGGACTTGCTAAAACTAACTGAAGAGATGAAAAATCCTTTCTTGTTTTAGAATCTTTATTTAAATTTTCTTCTAGTAATGGAATCTGATTATTCTCTTTATCATACACCACTACATCAAGAGCAAGCGATTGAAGCTCTTTTGTAAGAACATAAAAAGTTTGCGGAATCTCAGATTCTCCAACTGGTTTATTACTAGTAATAGCTTTATATGCATTGTATCTACCATCAATATCATCTGATTTGATAGTTAGCATTTCTTTTAATGTATGAGATGCGCCATATGCTTCTAATGCCCATACTTCCATCTCACCAAATCTTTGTCCTCCAAATAGTGCTTTACCACCAACTGGTTGCTGTGTAACAAGGCTATAAGGTCCTGTGCTTCTTGCATGAACCTTTTCATCAACAAGGTGATGAAGTTTTAAGATATACATATATCCAACATTTACACGTTCTTTCATCTTCTCACCAGTTTTTCCATCGTAAAGCTCAGTTTTGCCATCCATATCGATTTTTGCTAATTCAAATAATTTTTTAAATGTATTTTCATCTACACCATCAAATACAGGAGTTGCAAATCTAACACCCTTGCTCCAATCTCTAGCATAATTAGTAAGTTCATCATCACTTAATGATTTAATAAAACTACTAATTTCTGGCTTATTTACAACATCTACAATTTGAAGCATTTTAGATCTCAAATCAGCTATAAATGTAGCTTTATTTGCATTAAATATCTCTTGTATATCATTTCCTAACTTTTTACCTACAAGCCCTAAATGTGTCTCTAAAATCTGTCCTATATTCATACGAGAAGGAACACCAAGAGGGTTTAATACAATCTCAACACTTTGACCATCAGAAGTATAAGGCATATCAACTTCAGGAACTATTGTAGATACAATACCTTTATTTCCGTGTCGCCCTGCCATCTTATCGCCGACTTTCAGCTTTCGTTTAGTAGCAATATATACTTTTACTTTTTTTACAACACCGCTTGGTAAAATATCATCTTTTTCTAAAATAGATATTTTTTCTTGATACTCTTCACCTAAGATTCTCTTTTGTTCTGCAAAGTTGTTCTTGATTTGCTCATATTTATCCCTTACTTCTTTTGAATAACTTTTTATAAGAGTATTTAGTCCAAATCTACCAACAATAGCGATATTATCTTTATCTACAATATCACCTTTTTTGTATTTTTTATCATTTACATTTGCAGCAGATGAAAGCTTTTCTTTGCCTAACAATGATACAACTCTTAGTGTCTCTTCTTTATCAAGCATAGCCATTTTATCTCTATGCTCACTCTCAAGTCGATTTTTGTCATCTTCATAAGACTTGATTGCTCTACTATCTTTTGCATATCCTTTTTTTGTAAATATTTTTACATCAACAACGACACCTTCTAATGATGGCGGACAATATAAAGACTTATTTACAACATGTCCTGCTTTTTCACCAAAAATAGCTCTAAGCAATCTTTCTTCTGGGGTTGGCTTTGCTTCACTTTTTGGTGAAACTTTTCCAACTAATATCATCCCACCTTTTACATATGTCCCAATTTTTACAATACCGCTAATATCAAGATGTTCTATTTCTTCTTCTTTTACTTGTGGAATATCAGCAGTAATTTCTTCAGTGCCATGCTTTAATTCCCTTGCTTCAATTTCTTTTTCATAAATATGTATAGACGTAAAAGCATCTTCTCTAATCAATTTATCACTAACAACAATAGCATCTTCGAAGTTATATCCATTCCAAGGCATAAATGCCACTTTGATATTTTTTCCAAGTGCAAGCTCGCCACTATCCATACTAGCACCATCAGCGATAACTTGACCAGCTTTTACCATATCACCTTTTTTTACGATTGGCACTTGTGAAAAAGATGTATTTTGATTTGTGCGAAGATTTTTTTGTAATGAATAATGATTTATATAAGCACCATTGTCATCTTCACCCATAATATATATATTTCTACTATCTACAAGCTCTACTATACCATCTCTTGTAGCCTTTATAGCCTCATAAGAATCTCTTGCTACAATACTTTCAATTCCAGTGCCAACAACAGGAGCATCAGGTTTTAGTAATGGCACAGATTGACGTTGCATATTTGAACCCATAAGTGCTCTATTTGCATCATCATGCTCTAAAAATGGAATAAGAGAAGCAGCAACACCAACAAGCATTCTTGGATTAAGATCTATTAAATCTACTTTACCTTTTTCACTTAATAATATCTCTCCATCTTTTCTGACTTCAATCAAATCTTCTTCAATAACACCATCTTTATTTAATTTAGTGCTTGCTGGGGCAATAACTAAACCTTCCTCTTGAGATGCTGTAATATACAAGACTTCATTTGTTACTTTTCCATTAACTACTTTTTTATAAGGTGCTTCAATAAATCCTAAATCATTAACTTTAGTAAATGTAGATAATGTATTTATAAGACCAATATTTTGACCTTCCGGTGTTTCGATAGGGCAGATTCTACCATAATGAGTTGGATGAACATCACGAGCTTCAAAACCAACTCTTTCTTTTACCAATCCACCTTCACCAAGGGCTGACAGCCTTCTTTTGTGTGTTATTTCTGATAATGGATTTGTCTGATCCATAAATTGAGATAATTGCCCACCTGTAAAAAATTCTAAAATAGTGCTTGTTATGGTCTTTGAATTGATTAATTCATGTGGCATAATAGTTTCTATATCTGTATTTGTGCTAGCAAGCTTATCTCTAATAACTTTTTGCATTTTCAATAAACCTGTATGCAATTCATTTGCTAACAACTCACCAATAGCCCTAATCCTTCTATTACCTAAATGATCTCTATCATCGATTCTTCCAAAACCATTTTTTACTTTAATTAAATATTTAATGGTCTCTAAAATATCCTCTCTTGTTAGAGTTGTAACATAACTAGGTATATCTAATCCTAGCTTATGATTCATCTTCATTCTACCAACTTTTGTTAAATCATATCGCTCTGGATCAAAGAATAACTGCTGAACAAAATTCTTAGCAACATCTTTTGTTACAGGATCTCCTGGCTTCATAACTTTATAGATTCTAATAGCAGCAAGATCGTTTTCATCATCAATTTTCTCTGTTTGTTTTAATAACTTTAGAGATTCTACATCTGCCATAAATGAATTGATTATAGATAAGTCATACCCTGATGCTGCATCATTAATAACCTTAAATTTGTTAATTTTCAATTCTGCTAGATGTTTTAATTTTGTATCATCTATTTGAGTTAATGTATCAAATATAATTTCTCCACTATTTTTATCAACTACTGGTTCTGCAAAATATCTATCCTGAAGTGTTTCGATAGGATATATAATCCAATCTAATCCTTTTTCTTTTAACTCATTTGCTTTTTTTACACTTAATTTTTTACCAGCTTGAACAATAACTGCACCATTTTTATCTTTAATATCAAAACTAACTTTTCCACTTGTAAAATCATTAGGGTTAAATGGAATCAAATATGAGCCTTTTTCATATTGCACATCAAGAAGTGGATAAAAGATTCTAATGATATCTTGCTTATTGTAGCCTAAGGCACGTAATAAAATCGTCACAAGTACTTTTCTTCTTTTATTAATTCTTACAAATAGCACATCTTTTGTGTCATATTCAAAATGCAGCCAAGAACCTCTATCTGGTATAATTTGTCCTGTATATATAAGCTTATTTGATGAAGTGGCAGATTCTTCTTCTTTGAAAATAACCCCCGGACTTCTATATAGCTGATTAACAACAACTCTCTCAACACCATTTATAATAAATGAAGTTTTATCTGTCATTAATGGTATTTCTCTTACATAAATACTTTGCTCTTTTACATCTTGCACACCTATTTTATTACCAGTAGCTTCATCTCTTTCATGCAATATAAGTCTAACTTTTATTTTTAATGGTATAGAATAGGTAATACCTCGCTCCATAGCTTCTCTAACTGTATATTTTGGCTTTCCATATTCACAGCCAGCATATTCAAGACTTAATCTATTTTGTGTATCATGAATAGGAAATACAGATTTAAAGACTTTATTTATCCCACTATCCTCAGGATTATCAGTAGATATAAATGAATCATAACTATTGCGTTGTAGTTGCAATAAATCTGGAATTGGTAGTTCTTCTTGAGTCTTAGCAAAATTTAATCGTATTCTATTTCCTGATTTAATTGTTGTTGGCATATTATAACCTCATAATAAGTAGTTTAGATTTCTTAAATATTCTAAAATTTAATTGAAATATCTAGAACAAAATATTTAGAATATTTAAATATCTAGTATTAAAAATCATTAGAAGCAAAAGCTTCTAATATAACAAGCATATATAGTAGATTTATTTAATCTCTACTTTTGCTCCAGCTTCTTCAAGTTTTTTCTTGATATTTTCTGCTTCCTCTTTACTTACACCTTCTTTCAATGTATGAGGAACTTGCTCTGTTGCATCTTTCGCTTCTTTTAATCCAAGACCTGTAACTTCTCTTACGACTTTAATTACATTGATTTTCTTATCACCACTATCTGTGATAACAACACTAAATTCAGTTTTTTCTTCAGCTGCCGCACCAGCACCAACTGCCGCACCAGCACCAGCAACAACAGTTGGAGCTGCACTAACACCAAATTTTTCTTCAAATTCTTTTACTAATTCTGATAATTCTAATACTGATAAATTAGAAATAAATTCTAAAACATCTTCTTTTGTTATAGCCATTTTTGTCTCCTAAATATTATTTTATAAAAAATTAAGCTTCTTTGCTTTTTCTTAAATTATCCAATCCTGTTACAAAATATCTTGCTGGAGCAGTCCATACAGATAATAACATACCTATTAATTCTTCTTTACTTGGTAATTTAGAAATTGATTCTATATGTTTAGAATCTACTACTTTACCATCAAAAAAACCAGCTTTAATAACAAATTTTTCTTTATTTGCATCTGCAAATTTTTGAGCACTTTTAGATAGAGCTATTTGATCTTTACCCCATAAAAAGATATTTGTATCTTTTAATGCAATACCTTCTATATTAGCATTTTTAAATGCAATACTTGCTAATTTATTTTTGATAACTTGAACTTTAGCACTACATTGCAAAGCATTTTTTCTTAATACTTGCAATTCTCTTACACTAAGCCCTTTATAATCACAAATAATAATATTAGAATCCAAAAAGCTAGAACTAAGTTGCTCAATAAGTTTTGCCTTATCTTGCTTTGTCATATTTCCTCCTTTCAGACTAACCTATACAAGGACTTTATAAAATATAAAGAATTAAGAAGAATCCCTTGTAGTCTTCAGTCTAAGATAAAGACTATCTTATTTAATATCAATCAATTCTTGAGAATCTATCTCTAAAGATGGACTCATTGTCAAAGATATAAATGTTTTTCTAATGTATTTACCTTTTGTACTAGCAGGTTTTAATTTATTGATAGTTTTTACTAACTCAACTAGATTATCTTTGATTTTATTTGCTTCAAAGCTAGCTTTACCAAGTGGAGCATGAATATTGCCTTTTTTATCAACTCTGAAATTAACTTGACCACTTTTTGCATTACTAACAGCTTTAGCGACATCTAATGTTACAGTTCCAGTTTTTGGATTTGGCATTAATCCCTTTGGACCTAGAATCTTACCAACTTTACCAACCATAGCCATCATATCTGGAGTAGCAATAATCATATCAAAGTTTAAATTACCATTTTTAATTTCTTCAACAAGATCATCATCACCTACGATATCAGCACCAGCATTTTTTGCTTCATCAGCTTTTATACCTTTAGCAAAAACAGCAACTCTCACTGCCTTACCTGTTCCATGAGGTAAAACAACAGCACCTCTAATCATTTGATCAGCATGTCTTGGATCAACACCAAGTTTCATAGCAATCTCAACAGTCTCATCAAATTTTGCAGAAGCTAATGACTTAACTAAAGTAGTAGCACTATCTAAATCATAAATTTTACCCTTCTCTATTTTTGTTTGAAGGTTTTGCAATCTTTTAGCAATTTTTTTCATAATAACTCCCAAAAATATTAATCAACTATTTCTATGCCCATGCTTCTAGCACTACCAGAAACAATTTTCTTAGCAGCCTCTAAATCATTAGCATTTAAATCTTCCATTTTTAACTTTGCAATAGATTCAACTTGACTTTTAGTAAGCTTTCCTATCTTATTTTTCAAAGGATTATCAGATCCCTTTTTAATATTAGCCTCTTTTTTTATTAAATCTGTAACCGGTGGCTTCTTTGTAACAAAGCTAAAACTTTTATCTTGATAAACAGTGATAATAACAGGGATATTAAAATCTCCCATATCTTTTGTTTTTTCATTAAAAGCTTTACAAAATTCCATAATATTTACACCTCTTTGTCCAAGAGCTGGACCAACTGGTGGTGATGGATTAGCCTTACCTGCTGGAATCTGAAGTTTTAATTCGCCTACCACTTTTTTTGCCATTATTACTCTCCTTAAACTATTTTTTCTACTTGAGAATCTGAAATCTCAATTGGTGTATTCCTACCAAAAATAGAAATATTTAACTTTAATTTTCTATGCTCCATATCATATTCTTCAACTGTTGCAGTAAAATTTAAAAATGCTCCATCAATAATACGAACAAATTCACCAGGAGAAAAAGATACTTTTGGCTTTGGAGCAGCACGATTAGTAATCTTTTCTAAAATTAGTTCTATATCTTTTTCACTAAGTGGCGTTGGCTTCTTTGACTCACCAATAAAACGTCCTACTCTAGGCAATGATTGTATCATATGCCATAACTCTGTATTTAAATCTATTTTTATAAATACATAGCCTGGATATAGACTTCTTGCAGTTATTTTTCGCTTATTATTTTTAAACTCTACTATATCTTCTGTGGGCACAACTATCTGTTCCATCTTATCTAGCATTTTAGTTTCACGAAGTAGATTCTCAATTGCTAGTTTTACTGACTTTTCACTACCAGAATATGTTTGAATTGCATACCATTCTAACGCCATAATAAGCCTTTTCTATAAAATGCTAGAAGCAATAGTGCCAAAAATAACACCAATTAACGATAAAAATAAAGCAATAACACTAACAACAACAAGGACAGATATAGAAGCATTTCGAATCTGCTCTTTAGTTGGAAAAATCACCTTATCTAATTCTTCTCTTGCCATTCTATAAAATACAAATAGCCTTTTCATTAACTCTCCAAATCAATCTATTGAAAACATATAGTTGTATCCACAATATCTATATAATAAATATATAAAAATCAAATGGCAGGCCAGGAGGGACTCGAACCCCCAACAGGCGGTTTTGGAGACCGCTGCTCTACCATTGGAGCTACTGACCTAAAATGTATAAGGGAATATTTCCTTATACATTTTTAACTCTTAAGCTTTACCTCTTTATGAATAGTATGTTTATTCAATCTAGGACAAAATTTCTTGAGCTCCAGTTTTTCTACATTTGTTTTAGCATTTTTTGTAGTGCTATAATTTATATCACCACACTCAACACATTTCAATCCAACTTTTATCTTCATAAAGCACTTTCCTTATTGAAGTATTTTAGTTACAACACCAGCACCAACTGTTCTACCACCCTCACGAATAGCAAATCTAGTTCCTTCCTCAAGAGCAATTGGATTTATAAGCTCAACTGTGATTTTAATATTATCACCTGGCATAACCATTTCTACATTATCAGGTAAAGCAATAGAACCAGTTACATCTGTAGTTCTAACATAGAATTGTGGCCTATACCCATTAAAAAATGGTGTATGTCGTCCGCCTTCATCTTTTGATAAAACATACACTTCACCTTCAAACTTAGTATGTGGAGTGATTGAACCTGGCTTACAAAGAACCATACCTCTTTCAACTTCTTCTTTCTTAGTTCCTCTTAGAAGAACACCTACATTATCACCAGCTTCACCCTTATCTAGTTCTTTTCTAAACATTTCAACGCCAGTAACTGTAGTTTTTTGAGTATCTCTAACACCAACAATCTCTACTTCATCACCTACTTTTACAACACCTCTTTCGATTCTTCCTGTTACAACAGTTCCACGCCCAGCAATAGAAAATACATCTTCAACAGGCATTAAGAAAGTTTTTTCAGTATCTCTTTGTGGAGTTGGGATATAAGCATCAACTTCAGCCATTAATTTTAGAATCTTTTCACCCCACTCACCAACTTGTCCTGTTTTTGCTTCTTCTAAAGCTTTTAGTGCAGAACCAGCTACTATTGGTGTATCATCACCTGGAA of the Helicobacter sp. MIT 99-5507 genome contains:
- the rpsG gene encoding 30S ribosomal protein S7 — translated: MRRRRAAKREVLGDPVYHNKVVTKFINKMMYDGKKSIAEKIIYSSFNKIEEKTNEKGIDVFQKALENVKPLVEVRSRRVGGATYQVPVEVRSERQQSLSIRWILESTRKRNERTMIDRLANELIDAANEKGNAFKKKEEVHKMAEANKAFAHYRW
- the rpsL gene encoding 30S ribosomal protein S12 produces the protein MPTINQLIRNERKKISKQSKSPALMECPQRRGVCTRVYTTSPKKPNSALRKVAKVKLTSKIEVISYIPGEGHNLQEHSIVLVRGGRVKDLPGVKYHIVRGALDTAGVAKRTVSRSKYGAKRAKAESKK